In one window of Tenacibaculum mesophilum DNA:
- a CDS encoding TonB-dependent receptor, which translates to MKFYIAAVALFLTLGVSAQSSLKGKIKDEQGQPIYGVNIHISELQKGTTSDENGGFILKNIKEGAFKVTFSMVGFKTEISKIAFTQNNTVEILQTLKEDSESLSEVVVSASRRSEYLSEIPASITVVNQKQLTDLSNSTTNINEILEFTVPGLAVSTGTFSNWGQTLRGRSLLVMIDGVPQSTPLRNGQLGIKSVSPNDISRVEVIKGATSIFGNGGNGGFINYITKKPNSNEKIEGTTNIWGTSNLTKTKDAFGFGAYQSLRGKIDKFNYYISGSYEETGNKYDADGKVILPTYGLDNTRIYTALAKLEYEISDRQKISIGGNLYNSLQDTPFVPVLGSFEVYNENGDYTLTPGYGVEGSIEGQEPTGSKLYNGNLKYDLNNIFDGTTDFTADVYYQKTKNIFFYSDKFENGGQSVINAEKYGLRPNFNTTLTPNESTEISLTYGLDLLKDKTNQGLLDGRLWVPNIDMFSWAQYIQSTVKFNDEWVLKAGLRYDDMNLTIDDYNTLPYSPLGDGNFNPSVAVTGGEIGFDNLAFNAGVRYIKHQEFIPYVSYSQGFSIADLGSVLRSATADNIEDIQLEPAVTKNYEFGFLSKFKNFRLEAVGYYSVSNLGTGVAFDENINSFVPSKKPQNIYGGEIAIDYTAFNSKLKVGTSYSYVEGLTHNVGDENNLTYLGGDVISAPKLTAYVTWVPTKKISTSLRMTNLGDRNRFNPYLDASDNYTFRHTQFPVEGYTLLNWSMNYKLQENISVSLAVNNLLNEYYLPARSQWAAPLRTFTGTGEGTNAKLSVLYSF; encoded by the coding sequence ATGAAATTTTACATAGCAGCAGTGGCTTTATTTTTAACCTTAGGAGTATCAGCTCAGTCTAGTTTAAAGGGAAAAATAAAGGATGAACAAGGTCAACCAATTTATGGGGTTAATATTCATATTTCAGAACTTCAAAAAGGTACTACCTCTGATGAAAATGGAGGCTTTATATTAAAAAATATAAAAGAAGGAGCTTTTAAGGTAACTTTTAGTATGGTGGGTTTCAAAACAGAAATAAGTAAAATAGCATTTACCCAAAACAACACTGTGGAGATTTTACAAACATTAAAGGAAGATTCGGAGAGTTTAAGCGAAGTTGTTGTTTCTGCTAGTAGACGTTCAGAATACCTTTCCGAGATACCAGCATCAATAACTGTTGTCAACCAAAAACAATTAACAGACTTATCAAACTCAACAACTAATATTAATGAAATTTTAGAATTTACTGTTCCAGGTTTAGCTGTGTCTACAGGAACCTTTTCTAACTGGGGACAAACATTACGTGGTCGTTCTTTATTAGTTATGATTGATGGTGTTCCTCAATCTACTCCTTTACGTAACGGTCAATTAGGAATAAAATCTGTTAGCCCTAACGATATTAGTCGCGTAGAAGTAATAAAAGGGGCAACCTCTATTTTTGGAAATGGAGGAAATGGAGGTTTTATTAATTATATAACAAAAAAGCCTAATAGTAATGAAAAAATTGAAGGAACTACTAATATTTGGGGAACTTCTAACTTAACAAAGACTAAGGATGCTTTTGGATTCGGGGCTTATCAGTCATTACGAGGAAAAATAGATAAGTTTAATTACTACATAAGTGGTAGTTATGAAGAAACAGGAAATAAATACGATGCAGATGGTAAAGTTATACTTCCTACTTATGGATTAGATAATACAAGAATTTATACAGCTTTAGCTAAGTTAGAGTATGAAATATCTGATAGACAAAAAATAAGTATTGGAGGAAACTTGTATAATTCTTTACAAGACACTCCATTTGTACCTGTTCTTGGATCTTTTGAAGTGTATAATGAGAATGGAGATTATACTTTAACACCTGGTTATGGTGTTGAAGGCTCTATTGAAGGACAAGAACCTACAGGATCTAAACTGTATAATGGTAACTTGAAATATGATTTAAATAATATTTTTGATGGAACAACAGATTTTACAGCTGATGTGTATTATCAAAAAACAAAAAACATATTCTTTTATTCAGATAAATTTGAAAACGGAGGTCAATCAGTAATTAATGCAGAAAAGTATGGTTTAAGACCAAATTTTAACACTACACTTACTCCAAATGAATCAACAGAGATTTCATTAACCTATGGTTTAGATTTGTTAAAAGATAAAACCAATCAAGGATTGTTAGATGGTAGATTATGGGTGCCAAATATTGATATGTTTAGTTGGGCACAATACATACAATCTACAGTAAAATTTAATGACGAATGGGTTTTAAAAGCAGGGTTAAGATATGATGATATGAATCTTACAATAGATGATTATAATACGTTACCATACTCACCTTTAGGAGATGGTAATTTTAATCCATCAGTAGCGGTAACAGGAGGTGAAATAGGATTTGATAATTTAGCGTTTAATGCTGGTGTAAGGTATATTAAGCATCAAGAGTTTATCCCCTATGTAAGTTATTCACAAGGTTTTTCAATTGCCGATTTAGGTTCTGTTTTACGTTCTGCAACTGCCGATAATATTGAAGATATTCAATTAGAACCAGCAGTAACCAAAAATTATGAGTTCGGATTTTTATCAAAGTTTAAAAACTTTAGGTTAGAAGCTGTAGGGTATTATAGTGTTTCTAATTTAGGCACAGGCGTTGCATTTGATGAAAATATAAATTCTTTTGTGCCATCTAAAAAGCCGCAGAACATTTATGGAGGAGAAATAGCAATAGATTATACTGCTTTTAATAGTAAACTAAAAGTAGGAACATCATATTCTTATGTTGAAGGTTTAACTCATAATGTGGGAGATGAAAATAATTTAACTTATTTAGGAGGTGATGTAATTTCAGCTCCAAAATTAACAGCTTACGTAACTTGGGTTCCAACAAAGAAAATAAGTACTTCTTTACGTATGACTAATTTAGGAGATAGAAATCGTTTTAATCCGTATTTAGATGCAAGTGATAATTATACGTTTAGACATACACAATTTCCTGTAGAAGGATACACTTTACTTAATTGGTCTATGAACTATAAATTGCAAGAAAATATATCGGTTTCATTAGCTGTAAATAATTTGTTAAACGAATATTATTTACCAGCAAGATCACAATGGGCAGCACCTTTAAGAACTTTTACAGGAACTGGAGAAGGGACAAATGCTAAATTAAGTGTGTTGTATAGCTTCTAA
- a CDS encoding PepSY-associated TM helix domain-containing protein, which yields MQQIHKIIWKIHLWLGLSCGVIASFSGLTGALYVWQPEITSLLNPKLLKVEDFSKINEKTILSSAYFLATQNKGKVNKVFLPYREQQTISINYKNGKTLYYHPKTRVLLGEKSVSIQFFETLLKLHRTLGMPTIGKYVIGTSALLFCFFLLTTGFYMWWKIYKNNLSKGFTMKWKPKKKRFYFNLHKVFGVYFLLPLLVIAFTGGYFTYHKTYKSVLSIFNSSDKVIMNEEIKQEKVFSLEEAVLQTDGKYALRAIYYPKNSLGVYKLRYIKDRFIKAGFRRTKEMELNQQGKLRILSSFDFDANNNRIAAQFYPVHIGEIGGILGRVLVFVSGLVPLVLLITGFKVYNLKRKKLKRQLN from the coding sequence TTGCAGCAGATACATAAAATAATTTGGAAAATACACCTATGGTTAGGTCTTAGTTGTGGGGTTATTGCTTCTTTTTCTGGTTTAACGGGAGCATTGTATGTTTGGCAACCTGAAATAACTTCATTACTAAATCCGAAATTATTAAAGGTTGAAGATTTTTCTAAAATAAACGAAAAAACAATTTTAAGTTCTGCTTATTTTTTAGCTACACAGAATAAGGGAAAAGTAAATAAAGTTTTTTTGCCTTATAGAGAGCAGCAAACGATTTCAATAAATTATAAAAACGGTAAAACATTGTATTATCACCCGAAAACCAGAGTTTTGTTAGGTGAAAAATCGGTGTCAATACAGTTTTTTGAAACCCTCCTGAAGTTACACCGTACGTTAGGAATGCCTACAATTGGTAAGTATGTTATAGGTACAAGTGCTTTATTGTTTTGTTTCTTCTTATTAACAACAGGGTTTTATATGTGGTGGAAAATATATAAAAACAATCTGTCAAAAGGATTTACGATGAAGTGGAAACCCAAAAAGAAACGATTTTACTTCAATCTACATAAAGTATTCGGAGTTTATTTTTTGTTGCCTTTGCTAGTAATAGCCTTTACAGGAGGTTACTTCACGTATCATAAAACCTATAAATCTGTTTTATCTATATTCAATAGTTCAGATAAAGTAATCATGAATGAAGAAATAAAACAAGAAAAGGTTTTTTCATTAGAAGAAGCAGTTTTACAAACTGATGGAAAATATGCTTTAAGAGCTATTTATTACCCGAAAAATAGCTTAGGAGTATATAAACTTCGGTATATAAAAGATCGATTTATTAAAGCAGGATTTAGAAGAACAAAAGAAATGGAGTTAAATCAGCAAGGTAAATTACGAATACTGTCAAGTTTTGATTTTGATGCAAATAATAATCGAATAGCGGCTCAGTTTTACCCAGTACATATAGGAGAAATAGGAGGGATATTGGGTAGAGTTTTAGTATTTGTATCTGGTTTAGTGCCTTTGGTGTTATTGATAACAGGCTTTAAAGTTTATAATTTAAAACGCAAAAAATTAAAGAGGCAACTTAATTAA
- a CDS encoding calcium/sodium antiporter, whose translation MSILYIIIGLTLLVLGGNWLLKAAVGLSLKLHIPKIVIGMTVVSFATSAPELIVSIKSALNGATGLAVGNVIGSNIANLGLVLGITVILSSIDVEKSFYKTDWPVMMIASVLLYFFIANDKTIQFYEGAILFGMLLVFLIYLLRFQKQAVVDEMPEDDEELPLYKIALFLAVGGVGLWGGSELLINGSVAMAQHFGVSDAIIGVTVVSVGTSVPELAASIIAVLKKEKAISLGNLVGSNVFNILAVLGITAMITPVQVKPDAYSLINNDIYWMLGISFAILPLVFIPKGLRLGWRDGVLLLVSYITFVYLTIS comes from the coding sequence ATGAGCATTCTATATATTATTATTGGTTTAACATTGTTGGTTTTAGGAGGAAATTGGCTGTTAAAAGCAGCGGTAGGCTTATCACTTAAACTACATATACCAAAAATAGTAATAGGTATGACAGTAGTGTCGTTTGCAACTTCAGCACCAGAATTAATTGTAAGCATAAAGTCTGCTTTAAATGGAGCTACTGGGTTAGCAGTAGGAAATGTTATTGGATCTAATATTGCAAACCTAGGTCTGGTTTTAGGAATAACAGTTATATTATCGTCAATTGATGTAGAAAAAAGTTTTTATAAAACAGATTGGCCAGTAATGATGATTGCTTCAGTACTACTGTATTTTTTTATAGCGAATGACAAGACTATTCAATTTTATGAAGGAGCTATATTATTTGGAATGTTGCTAGTATTTTTAATTTATTTATTACGTTTTCAAAAACAAGCAGTTGTTGATGAGATGCCTGAAGACGATGAAGAGTTACCCTTATATAAAATAGCCTTGTTTCTAGCTGTTGGAGGAGTTGGTTTATGGGGCGGTTCAGAACTATTGATTAATGGTTCGGTAGCTATGGCTCAACATTTTGGAGTAAGTGACGCGATTATTGGAGTAACTGTAGTGTCAGTAGGGACAAGTGTTCCAGAATTGGCTGCCTCAATTATTGCAGTGTTAAAGAAAGAAAAAGCCATCTCATTAGGAAACCTTGTAGGATCTAATGTGTTTAATATTTTAGCCGTTTTAGGTATTACAGCAATGATTACGCCTGTTCAGGTAAAACCAGATGCCTATAGTTTGATTAATAATGATATTTATTGGATGTTAGGAATTTCGTTTGCCATATTACCTTTAGTATTTATTCCAAAAGGATTACGTTTAGGTTGGAGAGACGGAGTGCTGTTGTTGGTTTCTTACATTACTTTTGTGTATTTAACGATCTCTTAA